In Podospora pseudopauciseta strain CBS 411.78 chromosome 3, whole genome shotgun sequence, one genomic interval encodes:
- the YPD1 gene encoding Phosphorelay intermediate protein (EggNog:ENOG503P5HM; COG:T; BUSCO:EOG09265DDU), whose product MLKSDEDSDDEVYFANMPDFGDHVDNAIFSQILEMDESDHERDFSEPLVINFFEQAQDTFEKMDQALASRDLNELSTLGHFLKGSSATLGFNKIRDSCQVVQQYGHKLTVDGVSEPDENVCLKKIAEALQAAKVDTAELEKQMKKFFGAE is encoded by the exons ATGCTCAAGTCAGACGAAGATTCG GACGACGAAGTATACTTCGCAAACATGCCAGACTTCGGTGACCACGTCGACAATGCGATCTTCTCCCAGATCCTGGAAATGGACGAGAGCGACCATGAGAGGGACTTCAGTGAGCCACTGGTCATCAACTTCTTTGAGCAAGCACAGGACACCTTCGAGAAGATGGATCAAGCTCT AGCTTCCAGAGATCTTAACGAACTCTCTACTCTAGGGCACTTCCTGAAGGGATCCTCGGCCACCCTTGGTTTTAACAAGATCCGGGACAGCTGCCAAGTTGTGCAGCAATATGGACACAAGCTCACGGTCGACGGAGTGTCTGAGCCGGACGAGAACGTATGCTTAAAAAAGATCGCCGAGGCACTCCAGGCCGCCAAAGTCGACACAGCCGAGCTCGAGAAACAGATGAAGAAATTTTTTGGAGCCGAATAA
- a CDS encoding hypothetical protein (EggNog:ENOG503P1QU) — MPHSPKPSPSSNRRRNLNQPPSSTATTAATTALTRALSPTPIPRSSSLATPSSRNTTSNLHPTTPSRTSSLSLSRNPSPSPARPKEEPGHYNMQDSSEDELSALQQENLLLKDDINALDAQNTLLRDTLRQVKTDHRQELAQLQDQIRGLKEFVSKSGNGGAGINGSEQTTSDEVFEEGMGKLGNGLQNWVLVYWRRSKIDLSHASEATLTELDRLVPTYRDLVSTAKIHLLQSLVSRLLTESIFNTYFVGLSPSEADKLAEAEKSLGTYATSPEMMSQWRSLTLAILQKDASGKLQRETSTIVDALVAKVNRLLDEITSSKSNDARDQGLRSLIASAVDLSRLLAVQKAVFAVHMPQVLPHQQIMFDAGTMEDIGGEDEEGLFEREISCVTFPGIIKRGDETGGHLQFRNVISKARVLCCPE, encoded by the exons ATGCCCCACTCTCCAAAACCATCACCTTCTTCCAACCGTCGCCGCAACTtgaaccaacccccctcatcaacagccacaacagcagcgacCACGGCCCTCACCCGAGCCCTCTCACCAACGCCCATCcctcgctcctcctccctcgcaaccccctcctcacgAAATACCACGTCAAACCTCCATCCGACAACCCCATCTcgaacctcctccctctccctctcccgcaacccatccccatccccggcCCGCCCAAAAGAAGAACCAGGCCACTACAACATGCAGGACAGTTCAGAAGACGAGCTATCAGCGCTCCAACAAGaaaacctccttctcaaagACGACATCAACGCCCTCGATGCCCAAAACACCCTCCTAAGGGACACCCTCCGCCAGGTGAAAACAGACCACAGGCAAGAACTCGCCCAGCTCCAAGACCAAATACGAGGGTTGAAGGAGTTCGTCAGTAAATCGGGCAACGGCGGGGCGGGAATCAACGGGTCCGAGCAAACAACAAGCGACGAGGTCTTTGAGGAGGGCATGGGCAAGCTAGGGAATGGCCTGCAGAACTGGGTTTTGGTTtattggaggaggagtaagATTG ACCTCTCCCACGCCAGCGAGGCTACCCTGACAGAACTTGACCGCCTAGTCCCAACATACAGAGACCTCGTCTCAACAGCCAAGATCCACCTCCTACAGTCCCTCGTCTCGCGACTGCTCACCGAGTCAATATTCAACACCTACTTCGTCGGTTTATCCCCCTCAGAAGCCGACAAGCTagccgaagccgaaaagTCATTGGGCACCTATG CAACCTCCCCTGAAATGATGTCCCAGTGGCGCTCCCTAACCCTGGCCATCCTCCAAAAGGACGCCAGCGGGAAGCTCCAAAGAGAAACCTCGACCATCGTAGACGCCCTCGTGGCCAAAGTCAACAGGCTGCTCGACGAGATAACATCCTCAAAGTCCAACGATGCCCGAGACCAGGGTCTCCGGTCCCTCATCGCCAGCGCTGTCGATCTGTCACGCCTGCTTGCTGTCCAAAAAGCCGTCTTTGCTGTCCACATGCCTCAAgtcctcccccaccagcaaATCATGTTTGACGCCGGGACCATGGAAGACATCGGCGGTGAAGACGAAGAGGGCCTGTTCGAACGAGAGATCTCCTGCGTGACATTCCCCGGAATCATCAAGAGAGGTGACGAGACTGGCGGGCATCTTCAGTTCCGGAACGTGATCTCAAAGGCAAGAGTCCTCTGTTGTCCCGAATAA
- a CDS encoding hypothetical protein (EggNog:ENOG503P5DN) — protein MAGPGFDPNEIHNFLRTYPSSDYTGVYGYSQNPYSDGVETPRYAVSIVSGDLPDGCEFDHTNADVQSSYTAAPSVASRAYTTTSTMQSSTASVFSRWDDQSSVGRTSIASGRRSIAAPPAPTNWAQQTGELWCEFSELKGCSATFRLDDEFGWIEHHVRHLREKLPVQSRCWFCDDYPFVAESPSDLYPRFYERMQHIRLHIDFERVTSDHMRPDFHVVEHMYRQRLIPEHTYRLAMQFDELPPQLQIPGTPGAAPPSSSSSMSRPSRNLSSRHRMDEIYSQGSGYRSRR, from the coding sequence ATGGCCGGCCCTGGTTTTGATCCCAACGAGATTCACAACTTTCTTCGCACGTATCCTTCGAGCGACTACACTGGAGTGTACGGCTATTCCCAGAATCCATACAGTGACGGTGTTGAGACTCCCCGATATGCAGTCTCGATAGTCAGCGGTGACTTGCCAGATGGTTGTGAGTTTGACCATACCAATGCTGACGTCCAATCGTCATATACAGCAGCGCCGAGCGTTGCGTCACGAGCATATACCACCACATCCACGATGCAGTCCAGTACAGCATCTGTATTCAGCCGATGGGATGACCAGAGCTCGGTAGGCAGAACTTCGATAGCGTCCGGACGAAGAAGTATTGCGGCGCCACCAGCTCCTACCAATTGGGCGCAGCAGACTGGTGAGCTGTGGTGCGAATTCAGCGAGCTCAAGGGCTGTTCGGCAACATTTCGACTTGATGACGAATTTGGTTGGATTGAACACCATGTCCGCCACTTGAGAGAGAAGTTGCCTGTGCAGTCACGTTGCTGGTTCTGCGATGACTACCCCTTCGTCGCCGAGTCCCCTAGCGACCTGTATCCCAGATTTTACGAGCGCATGCAGCATATCCGCTTGCATATAGATTTCGAGCGGGTGACAAGCGACCATATGCGTCCAGACTTCCACGTCGTCGAACATATGTATAGACAGCGTCTGATTCCCGAACACACTTATCGCCTCGCGATGCAGTTCGATGAGTTGCCGCCACAACTCCAGATCCCAGGGACGCCAGGCGCGGCTCCGCcgtcatcgtcttcatcaaTGTCACGACCATCGAGAAATTTGTCGAGTCGGCATCGAATGGATGAAATATACTCTCAAGGATCGGGATATCGGTCGAGACGATAG
- a CDS encoding hypothetical protein (EggNog:ENOG503P38X; COG:K) — MPPRPKPPPPTHFLCIPLVTPTSRPQLAASLSAFKEEVTLPPPQGFSLPETAIRPLGTLHLTLGIFSFPPPPSPLVNGDRSGASIPPSEGRLEKAKSILAGLNLREMWSSVKKEGEPDQPRVTLRGLASMHPLPKTAVLYAPPTDENFTGSLRRFCDSVRERFLQVGEEGEKLMVEDGRPLLLHATIVNTVYVKGRDKQRHRGRYGKERMVVEKAGDIIERYEDQIWMRDVRVERVTICKMGAKKVSDGEGGETREEEYEVVGEVGF, encoded by the coding sequence ATGCCTCCCAGGCCCAaaccgccaccacccacgCACTTTCTGTGCATCCCCTTGGTCACACCCACCTCTCGCCCCCAACTAGCCGCCTCGCTCTCCGCCTTCAAGGAAGAAGTCAcgctccctcctccgcaaggGTTTTCCCTACCAGAGACGGCTATTCGACCTCTGGGAACTCTACATTTGACACTTGGCATCTTCAgcttcccgccgccgccgtcgccgttgGTGAATGGTGATCGTTCTGGCGCGAGCATACCACCAAGCGAGGGTAGACTGGAGAAGGCAAAATCGATTTTGGCTGGGTTGAATTTGAGGGAGATGTGGAGTTCTGTTAAAAAGGAGGGTGAGCCAGACCAGCCGAGGGTTACGCTTAGGGGTCTGGCGAGCATGCACCCGCTGCCGAAAACCGCCGTCTTGTACGCCCCGCCTACGGATGAGAACTTCACTGGTTCACTTCGGAGGTTTTGCGATTCTGTCAGGGAAAGATTTTTAcaggttggggaagagggggagaagttgatggtggaggatggccggccgttgttgttgcacGCTACGATTGTAAATACTGTTTATGTCAAGGGGCGGGATAAGCAGAGACATAGGGGAAGATATGGGAaagagaggatggtggtggagaaggcgGGGGATATTATCGAGCGCTATGAGGACCAGATCTGGATGAGGGATGTGAGAGTGGAAAGGGTGACTATTTGTAAGATGGGGGCGAAAAAGGTTTcggatggagaggggggggagacgagggaggaggagtatgaggttgtgggggaggttgggtttTAG